In Flavobacteriales bacterium, the following proteins share a genomic window:
- a CDS encoding HU-CCDC81 and SPOR domain-containing protein, with protein sequence MKLDHYISKLLFRYDCVIVPNLGGFVANYKPANIHPIKNTFYPPSKGISFNKNLIHNDGLLANAISQENGISYEKALSIIEQGVAKIQQDLKHRQKIAFENIGILFYDNDNRLQFEPSAQVNYLLESYGLSSFQQFPVKRKTLEDKIKETPILPINQSSGNKKWLKAAAVLIPLTALAIWLPTKYDLTSELNYANLNPFKAAALPVYTERSALPVFEKVELPKVDETNHTVTFIKNETPIVIAKTVEEPVVKVDSTYVKTKVQSLRFHVIGGCFAEKENAENFVQELVAAGYNASIIGKRKGLFAVSYSSFASRKEAVEGLALAKNHNSKAWILNQ encoded by the coding sequence ATGAAGTTAGACCATTACATAAGTAAACTATTATTTCGCTACGATTGTGTTATCGTTCCGAACCTTGGGGGTTTTGTTGCCAACTACAAACCTGCGAACATACACCCTATTAAAAACACGTTTTATCCGCCTTCAAAAGGAATTTCGTTTAATAAAAACTTGATTCATAACGATGGTTTGTTGGCAAATGCGATAAGTCAAGAAAACGGTATTAGCTACGAAAAAGCGTTAAGTATTATTGAGCAAGGGGTTGCTAAAATTCAGCAAGATTTAAAACACCGTCAAAAAATTGCTTTCGAGAATATTGGCATATTGTTTTACGATAACGACAACCGTTTGCAGTTTGAACCATCGGCACAAGTGAATTACTTGTTAGAATCGTATGGGTTGAGTTCTTTCCAACAATTTCCGGTAAAACGCAAAACGCTTGAAGATAAAATTAAGGAAACGCCTATTTTACCTATTAACCAATCATCTGGAAATAAAAAATGGTTAAAAGCTGCGGCTGTTCTTATTCCACTAACTGCCTTGGCTATTTGGTTACCAACTAAATACGATTTAACATCGGAACTGAATTATGCTAATTTAAACCCTTTTAAAGCTGCTGCTTTACCGGTTTATACCGAACGAAGTGCTTTACCAGTTTTTGAAAAAGTTGAATTACCAAAAGTTGACGAAACCAACCATACCGTAACGTTTATTAAAAACGAAACACCTATTGTAATTGCTAAAACAGTTGAAGAGCCTGTTGTTAAGGTAGATTCAACTTATGTAAAAACAAAAGTTCAATCGCTTCGTTTTCATGTAATTGGTGGTTGTTTTGCTGAAAAAGAAAATGCTGAAAACTTTGTTCAAGAGCTTGTTGCTGCTGGATACAATGCCTCAATAATTGGTAAACGTAAAGGCTTATTTGCTGTCAGTTACAGTAGTTTTGCATCAAGAAAAGAAGCCGTTGAAGGTTTGGCGTTAGCAAAAAATCACAACAGCAAAGCTTGGATTTTAAATCAATAA
- a CDS encoding type I restriction enzyme HsdR N-terminal domain-containing protein: MQELNLPFYNITLKEENGKQFIYDDIRKKYLSLTPEEWVRQNFIKYLISEKNVPASLIVIEKGLKLNELSKRADILIYKDSSPILLVECKAPKVKITQDTFDQISRYNLTFKVPYLIVTNGLNHYCCKIDFDKNSYTFLEEIPDFSAI; the protein is encoded by the coding sequence ATGCAAGAACTTAACTTACCGTTTTACAACATTACCTTAAAAGAAGAAAACGGCAAGCAGTTTATTTACGACGATATTCGTAAAAAATATTTAAGCCTTACACCAGAAGAATGGGTTCGACAAAACTTTATAAAGTATTTAATTAGTGAAAAAAACGTGCCTGCTTCATTGATTGTTATTGAAAAAGGATTAAAATTAAACGAGCTAAGCAAACGTGCCGACATCTTGATTTATAAAGATTCTTCGCCTATTTTGTTGGTTGAATGTAAAGCCCCTAAAGTAAAAATTACTCAAGATACCTTCGACCAAATTTCTCGTTACAACCTCACTTTTAAAGTCCCTTATTTGATTGTAACCAATGGCTTGAACCACTATTGTTGTAAAATAGACTTTGATAAAAATAGCTACACTTTTTTGGAAGAAATTCCTGATTTTAGTGCAATTTAA
- a CDS encoding thymidylate synthase, with translation MQQYLDLLNHVLENGTQKGDRTGTGTISCFGYQMRFDLSEGFPCLTTKKLHLKSIIHELLWFISGDTNIKYLQEHGVKIWDGWANEKGELGPVYGHQWRNWNSEGIDQITDLINEIKTNPNSRRLMVSAWNPSVMPNTKVSFAENVANNKAALPPCHAFFQFYVTDGKLSCQLYQRSADTFLGVPFNIASYALFTMMVAQVCDLEAGDFIHTFGDVHLYNNHIEQARLQLTREPKKLPIMKMNPNVKSIFDFKFEDFELVNYDPHPHIKAEVSL, from the coding sequence ATGCAGCAGTATTTAGATTTATTAAACCACGTATTAGAAAATGGTACACAAAAAGGCGACAGAACAGGCACAGGAACAATTAGCTGTTTTGGCTACCAAATGCGATTTGATTTAAGCGAAGGCTTTCCTTGTTTAACCACAAAAAAATTACACTTAAAATCTATCATTCACGAGTTGTTATGGTTTATTAGTGGCGACACCAACATCAAATACTTACAAGAGCATGGTGTAAAAATTTGGGATGGCTGGGCAAACGAAAAAGGGGAATTGGGACCTGTTTATGGTCACCAATGGAGAAATTGGAACAGCGAAGGAATTGACCAAATAACTGATTTAATCAACGAAATAAAAACCAATCCAAATAGTCGTAGGTTAATGGTTTCGGCATGGAACCCTAGTGTAATGCCAAATACAAAAGTTTCGTTTGCTGAAAACGTGGCCAACAACAAAGCTGCACTGCCTCCTTGTCATGCCTTTTTCCAGTTTTATGTTACCGATGGTAAACTGTCTTGTCAGTTATACCAACGTAGTGCCGATACTTTTTTAGGTGTTCCTTTTAACATTGCTTCCTATGCTTTGTTTACCATGATGGTGGCACAAGTTTGCGATTTAGAGGCTGGCGATTTTATCCATACTTTTGGCGATGTACATTTATACAACAACCACATTGAACAAGCTAGGTTGCAATTGACTCGTGAACCAAAAAAATTACCAATAATGAAAATGAATCCCAACGTAAAATCGATTTTTGATTTTAAGTTTGAAGATTTTGAATTGGTAAACTACGACCCACACCCACACATTAAAGCAGAGGTTTCTTTATAA
- a CDS encoding PD40 domain-containing protein encodes MRNLFIVVLFLIATTLFSQEITSKIASENFNQGDFNLALKNYLELAKQEPENVKYNYRIGVCYLNTNIDKAKAVSYLEKALKSEEADPNTGYLLGRAYHFAYRFNDAIKMYEQFKSANKGNPENLLDVEKQIEYCYNAIELMKFPLDVSFKNLGANINSKYKDYYPFVAKDESFLIFNSKRDDGSSKQPDGTFTSEVYFSKTKNGELGKVRKLDQNINTLTGNEEIVGMSPDGDYLIFYFENEKNFGDLFIAEFENEEVKNLQKLPKSINSKHHEIAASISKNGDAIYFASDRDGGFGGVDLYISLKLPNGEWGPAQNLGPSINTPFDEDFPNITADGKSLFFSSKGHTSMGGYDIFKASWDNVKRIWTDIKNVGFPINTPEDNTNFRESESGRTGYISALRAEGMGNYDIYAVTFNEVEPEYTVIKGFVTTQDTSNIIKDVFISVLDLQTDELYGSYLTNPISGRYIIILPPGRYNILVEVPGYKMYSEDVEILGKSDFRGSIKKDIILKQD; translated from the coding sequence ATGCGAAACCTATTCATTGTTGTTTTATTTCTAATTGCTACCACCTTGTTTTCTCAAGAAATTACTAGCAAAATTGCTAGTGAAAACTTTAATCAAGGCGATTTTAATTTAGCTCTAAAAAACTATTTAGAACTTGCTAAGCAAGAACCAGAAAATGTAAAATACAATTACCGTATTGGTGTTTGTTATTTAAACACCAACATTGATAAAGCCAAAGCGGTTAGTTATTTAGAAAAAGCATTAAAATCGGAAGAGGCTGACCCAAACACAGGATATTTACTGGGAAGAGCATATCACTTTGCCTATCGTTTTAACGACGCTATTAAAATGTATGAGCAATTCAAATCTGCCAATAAAGGTAATCCTGAAAACTTGTTGGATGTAGAAAAACAAATTGAATATTGTTACAATGCTATCGAATTAATGAAATTCCCGCTGGATGTTTCTTTTAAAAATTTGGGTGCCAACATCAATTCAAAATACAAAGACTATTATCCATTTGTTGCTAAAGATGAGAGTTTTTTGATATTCAACTCTAAACGAGACGACGGCAGCTCAAAACAACCAGATGGAACTTTTACCTCTGAAGTTTATTTTTCGAAAACAAAAAACGGAGAGTTGGGTAAAGTGCGTAAACTTGATCAAAACATAAATACCTTAACGGGTAATGAAGAAATTGTTGGAATGTCGCCTGATGGAGATTATTTGATTTTCTATTTTGAAAACGAAAAAAACTTTGGTGATTTATTTATTGCCGAGTTTGAAAACGAAGAAGTTAAAAACCTTCAAAAACTACCTAAAAGCATCAATTCAAAACATCACGAAATTGCAGCATCCATTTCTAAAAATGGTGATGCTATTTACTTTGCAAGCGATAGAGATGGTGGTTTTGGAGGAGTTGATTTATACATTTCGTTAAAATTACCAAACGGCGAATGGGGTCCTGCTCAAAACTTAGGTCCATCAATCAATACTCCTTTTGATGAAGATTTCCCTAACATTACCGCCGATGGAAAATCATTGTTTTTTAGTTCTAAAGGGCACACCAGTATGGGTGGTTATGACATTTTTAAAGCCTCTTGGGATAATGTAAAACGCATTTGGACTGACATTAAAAATGTTGGTTTTCCTATCAACACGCCAGAAGACAATACCAATTTTAGAGAATCAGAATCTGGTAGAACGGGTTATATTTCAGCTTTAAGAGCTGAAGGTATGGGTAATTACGATATTTATGCCGTTACGTTTAACGAAGTTGAACCTGAATACACTGTAATTAAAGGGTTTGTAACAACACAAGACACATCAAATATTATAAAAGACGTATTTATCTCGGTATTGGATTTACAAACCGACGAACTTTATGGCTCGTATTTAACCAACCCAATTAGCGGTCGTTACATCATTATTTTACCTCCTGGCAGGTATAATATTTTGGTTGAAGTTCCAGGTTATAAAATGTATAGCGAAGATGTTGAAATACTAGGCAAAAGTGATTTTAGAGGTTCGATTAAAAAAGACATTATTTTAAAACAAGATTAA
- a CDS encoding TIGR00159 family protein has translation MVLNDTLLFLQLRWLDALDILLVSIIMYQLYKLVKGTVAIKIFLGVLAIYLFWKFAEVFKMQLLTEILGKFISLGMLALIIVFQQEIRRFLLMIGNNRLFNSKKGTFFNLLQTKVNEHEKLKITPIIEACKRLSKNKTGALIVLDFNTELKLFIDSGEKINAKISSSLLENIFFKNSPLHDGGVIIQENLIKAASCILPVSENLDFPSHFGLRHRAAAGITESTQAMAIIISEETGKISVSKKGEIYYNLSLEELEHQINKEIH, from the coding sequence ATGGTTTTGAATGATACGCTATTGTTTTTACAATTACGCTGGCTCGATGCGTTGGATATCCTCTTGGTATCTATCATCATGTATCAATTGTATAAGTTGGTAAAGGGAACCGTTGCCATTAAAATATTTTTAGGGGTTTTGGCTATTTACTTGTTTTGGAAATTTGCTGAGGTATTTAAAATGCAGTTGTTAACCGAAATTTTGGGCAAATTTATCAGTTTAGGAATGTTGGCGTTGATTATTGTTTTTCAGCAAGAAATACGACGATTTTTATTGATGATAGGAAACAATAGGCTGTTTAACTCCAAAAAAGGAACATTTTTTAATTTGCTTCAAACGAAAGTAAATGAACACGAAAAGCTAAAGATTACGCCAATTATTGAAGCGTGTAAACGCTTATCAAAAAATAAAACTGGGGCTTTAATTGTTCTTGATTTCAATACCGAATTAAAATTATTTATTGATTCTGGAGAAAAAATCAATGCGAAAATTTCTTCCTCTTTGTTGGAAAACATCTTCTTTAAAAATAGCCCTTTGCACGATGGTGGAGTTATTATACAGGAGAATTTGATAAAAGCGGCAAGTTGTATTTTGCCCGTTTCCGAAAACTTAGATTTCCCTTCGCATTTTGGGTTGAGACACCGAGCCGCAGCTGGTATTACCGAATCTACTCAAGCCATGGCAATTATCATTTCTGAAGAAACAGGCAAAATATCGGTGAGTAAAAAAGGAGAAATTTATTACAATTTAAGTTTAGAAGAGTTAGAGCATCAAATCAATAAAGAAATTCACTAA
- a CDS encoding DASS family sodium-coupled anion symporter — translation MLKHQHSKKAILGVLSILLAIVVYFLVPNENPQAPIMAAIVVIMAMFWVFEIIPIPITSLLPLILFPLFEIADSKETALFYGKDIIFLFLGGLILAQAVQVSNLHKRLALNTVKIIGTNPVRLVLGFMIATAFLSMWISNTASVMVMMPIAISIIDKTAETIKDKKLLKKLGLSLLLGIAYAADIGGMATLVGTPPNMVFVEMYHSLFPDLPAVGFAEWMLMGLPISIIFIFTGWLLMTKVIFRIPAFKLFENKGIIKDELKQLGKMRQDEWVAGIVFGIAVLLWLTGSDLTIAENYTIRGWRTIFNLPMVNDSAVAIGTAVLLFMIPSKDRKNEMMLTWDHVKTLPWGILLLFGGGFALAGGFDNSGLSTVIGNAFNHVTIDSPIVLIVIVCLVLTMLTEFTSNTATTNLVLPILAKASVVLGVDPRVLMIPATLSASCAFMMPVASPTQAIIFGSGRVPIREMVRAGILFNLLGVVIVTAIFYLLANFVFGINL, via the coding sequence ATGCTTAAGCACCAACATAGCAAAAAAGCCATTTTGGGAGTTCTTTCAATACTATTGGCTATTGTTGTTTATTTTTTGGTTCCTAACGAAAACCCACAAGCGCCAATTATGGCTGCTATTGTGGTAATTATGGCAATGTTTTGGGTGTTTGAAATTATTCCAATTCCAATAACTTCATTGCTTCCGCTCATCTTATTTCCTTTGTTTGAAATAGCCGATTCGAAAGAAACAGCCTTGTTTTATGGTAAGGACATTATCTTTTTGTTTTTAGGAGGTTTAATTCTTGCTCAAGCCGTACAAGTGTCGAATTTACATAAGCGATTGGCTTTGAATACGGTAAAAATAATAGGTACAAACCCAGTTCGATTGGTGTTGGGATTTATGATTGCTACCGCTTTTTTAAGCATGTGGATATCTAACACCGCATCGGTAATGGTAATGATGCCTATAGCCATTTCTATCATTGATAAAACAGCAGAAACAATTAAGGATAAAAAATTGCTTAAAAAATTGGGGTTGAGTTTGTTGTTAGGTATTGCTTATGCTGCAGATATTGGGGGTATGGCTACTTTGGTAGGAACGCCACCCAACATGGTTTTTGTAGAAATGTACCATTCTCTTTTCCCCGATTTACCTGCGGTAGGTTTTGCCGAGTGGATGTTAATGGGGTTGCCCATTTCCATCATTTTTATTTTTACGGGTTGGCTGCTCATGACTAAAGTGATTTTTAGAATACCAGCATTTAAATTGTTCGAAAACAAAGGCATTATTAAAGACGAATTGAAACAGTTGGGTAAAATGCGACAGGACGAATGGGTGGCAGGAATTGTTTTTGGCATAGCCGTATTGTTGTGGTTAACGGGTTCTGATTTGACCATTGCCGAAAATTATACTATTAGAGGCTGGCGAACCATTTTTAACTTACCAATGGTTAACGATTCAGCGGTTGCAATTGGTACGGCAGTTTTGTTGTTTATGATACCCTCAAAAGACCGAAAAAATGAAATGATGTTGACATGGGATCATGTAAAAACCTTGCCATGGGGAATTTTACTCTTGTTTGGTGGTGGTTTTGCATTGGCAGGTGGTTTCGATAATTCAGGGCTGTCAACTGTAATTGGTAATGCGTTTAACCATGTAACCATTGATTCACCAATTGTATTGATAGTAATAGTTTGTTTGGTGTTAACGATGTTAACCGAATTTACATCAAACACAGCTACAACCAATTTAGTGTTGCCCATTTTGGCAAAGGCAAGCGTGGTATTGGGTGTCGACCCAAGAGTATTGATGATACCAGCAACCTTATCTGCAAGTTGTGCTTTTATGATGCCTGTTGCATCGCCAACACAAGCCATTATTTTTGGTTCTGGTAGGGTGCCAATACGAGAAATGGTTCGAGCAGGTATTTTATTTAACTTGTTGGGAGTTGTAATAGTAACAGCAATATTCTATTTGCTTGCCAACTTTGTTTTTGGGATTAACCTATAA
- a CDS encoding DUF3127 domain-containing protein: MSLSIKGKITKVLDIETGTSKAGKEWKKQGFVIDSGDQFNPEICFSLFGEDKINMLRNFGPGQEVEVSFNVSSREFNGKWYHNLDAWRISGATANAGNNAEPQFAPSIEDAPSDEEDDLPF; this comes from the coding sequence ATGAGTTTATCAATTAAAGGAAAAATAACAAAAGTTTTAGACATTGAAACAGGAACAAGTAAGGCTGGTAAAGAATGGAAAAAGCAAGGATTTGTAATTGATTCAGGCGATCAATTTAACCCAGAAATTTGTTTTAGCTTATTTGGCGAAGATAAAATTAACATGTTAAGAAACTTTGGACCAGGACAAGAAGTGGAGGTTTCTTTCAATGTGTCATCAAGAGAATTTAACGGTAAATGGTACCACAATTTAGATGCTTGGAGAATTTCTGGTGCTACTGCAAATGCAGGAAATAACGCTGAACCACAATTTGCTCCATCTATTGAAGATGCTCCATCTGACGAAGAAGATGATTTACCATTTTAA
- a CDS encoding response regulator transcription factor: protein MALKRLGTYLGSFILAITLLSFNWAEKGLYAQHIDVVVRMIGDEFLLQIGDSTSRVMPIKNIEGRYVIQFENELSFEPEALSLAATIVAEKTNMLSSFIIETENCSTHEVVHSFEISSKQDNSIIPCKSRPLPKDCYTVYFTLLDDGIKFVPVTAQENKTSTDFLFGYLIAFGVIVLGFFVFWLKRKKAIVVHPSWIQIGEYQFDKNGMKLMYKDKSEELSSKEASLLELLFSNVNETVKREEILQIVWDDEGDYLGRTLDVFISKLRKKLEDDPNLKIVNIRGVGYRMVLG, encoded by the coding sequence ATGGCATTAAAAAGGCTCGGCACATATTTAGGAAGTTTTATTTTGGCAATAACGCTATTGTCGTTTAATTGGGCTGAAAAGGGTTTGTATGCCCAACATATCGATGTAGTGGTCCGAATGATAGGAGATGAATTTTTGCTCCAAATTGGCGACAGCACATCTCGCGTAATGCCCATCAAAAACATTGAAGGAAGGTATGTGATTCAATTTGAAAATGAACTTTCGTTTGAACCAGAAGCACTTTCTTTAGCGGCTACCATAGTTGCCGAAAAAACAAACATGCTCAGCAGTTTTATTATTGAAACAGAAAACTGCTCGACTCACGAAGTGGTACATAGTTTTGAAATAAGCAGTAAACAAGACAACAGTATCATTCCTTGTAAATCGCGACCATTACCAAAAGATTGTTATACCGTTTATTTTACGCTGTTGGATGATGGAATTAAGTTTGTGCCTGTTACTGCACAAGAAAATAAAACAAGTACCGATTTTTTGTTTGGTTACTTAATCGCTTTTGGAGTTATCGTTTTAGGGTTTTTCGTATTTTGGTTAAAAAGAAAAAAAGCAATTGTTGTTCATCCCAGTTGGATTCAAATAGGTGAATATCAATTTGATAAAAACGGAATGAAATTGATGTATAAAGACAAAAGCGAAGAACTTTCGAGTAAAGAAGCCAGTTTGTTGGAGTTGCTTTTTTCTAATGTAAACGAAACGGTAAAACGTGAAGAAATTTTGCAGATAGTATGGGACGATGAAGGCGATTACTTGGGAAGAACATTGGATGTATTTATTTCGAAACTGCGTAAAAAACTGGAAGACGACCCTAACTTAAAAATTGTAAACATACGCGGAGTAGGGTATCGAATGGTGTTGGGCTAG
- a CDS encoding VOC family protein, translated as MREWYQKHLGLNTNQYGAVFEWFQGADSTKKGFSQWSPFNEKTKYFEPSTKEFMINYRVENLTALVEELKKEGVTITDTIETYDYGKFVHIMDIEGNKIELWEPNDLVYEEMGIQLGSKTTK; from the coding sequence ATGCGAGAATGGTATCAAAAACACTTAGGGTTAAACACCAACCAATATGGGGCAGTGTTTGAGTGGTTTCAAGGTGCCGATTCTACCAAAAAAGGTTTTTCGCAATGGAGTCCGTTTAATGAAAAAACGAAATATTTTGAGCCTTCCACCAAGGAGTTTATGATAAATTACCGCGTTGAAAATTTAACTGCTCTTGTGGAAGAATTAAAAAAAGAAGGAGTTACCATTACCGATACCATTGAAACGTACGACTACGGGAAATTTGTACACATTATGGACATTGAAGGCAACAAAATAGAATTGTGGGAGCCCAACGACTTGGTTTATGAAGAAATGGGCATACAGCTTGGAAGTAAAACAACAAAGTAA